ACCTGGCGCTGCGCCTGGTGAACATGCTGACCAGCGCCGAGTCGCAGGAGATCTACTACAAGACCTTCGGTGAGCTGCCCACGAACGCCGAACTGGCGACGAAGCTCGCCACCGACCCCACGCTGGCGGCCTCCGTGGAATCCGCGTCCAAGGCACACGGCACACCGTTCCACGGCGGCTGGAGCCAGGTGCAGCTCGCCATGGTCAACGTCGTCGTCCAGTCGGTGCCGAACCTCGCCGCCGGCAAGGTCGACGCCAAGGCCCTCGATGCCCTGCTCGCCAAGGCCCAGTCCGACGCGCAGGCCGCACTCGACAAGGCGAAGTAGATGACGGTCACTGATCCCGTCACCACGGGCGCCCCGGGCACCGGCGATCTCCGCCGGCCCGGGGTGGCCCCCCGGGCACCGCGCCGCCGTCCCCGCTCCACCGCCGGTGCCGCTGGCGCCCTGTGGCTGCTCGCGCCGGGTGGCCTGCTCACCGTGGCCGTCATCGTGGTGCCGTTCACCGTTGCGATCATCATGTCGCTGCTCGACCTGGACCAGTACTCGTTCCGGCAGTGGCTCTCCGCGCCGTTCATCGGCCTGGGCAACTACGCCCAGGCGCTGGCCGGTACGAGCCTGCTGCACGCGGTGTGGGTGAGCGGCTCCGCGGCGGTCGTCGCGACGCTCCTCGCGCTGCCGCTGGGGGTGGCCGCCGCGCTCACCACGCACCTGCCCTACCGTGGCCGGGCCGTCGTCCGGTCGCTGTACCTCATCCCGTACGTGCTGCCCGCCTTCGTCGTCGGCATCATCTGGCGGATCATCCTGCAACCCGACGGCGTCGCCAACCACGGCCTCGCCCAACTCGGCATCGATGGCGGGCTCTGGCTCAACGGGCCGA
The Micromonospora sp. R77 DNA segment above includes these coding regions:
- a CDS encoding carbohydrate ABC transporter permease produces the protein MTVTDPVTTGAPGTGDLRRPGVAPRAPRRRPRSTAGAAGALWLLAPGGLLTVAVIVVPFTVAIIMSLLDLDQYSFRQWLSAPFIGLGNYAQALAGTSLLHAVWVSGSAAVVATLLALPLGVAAALTTHLPYRGRAVVRSLYLIPYVLPAFVVGIIWRIILQPDGVANHGLAQLGIDGGLWLNGPKSYLALILVQTWSSWPLIYLLALSGLQGIDGSLHEAAALDGAEWAAKLRYVVLPLLRGPISLALIISLLHMFNSFTLPFVMFGVPAPQDVEVLPVLTYVESFQNLRFGLSAAMAVISLVLILVPLLVYLRTVKLDTEEASA